A section of the candidate division KSB1 bacterium genome encodes:
- a CDS encoding deoxynucleoside kinase — MPSSEKKFISIVGNIGVGKTTFAEFLAEQFGWKVYYESVINNPYLPKYYDDMKRWSFHLQIYFFAKRFKDQLEINKSSQSGITDRSILEDPKVFARMLNQQGHLSDLDFKTYLELFETFQPFLQKPNLYIYLRASTWTLISRIRNRGREFEMGITSEFLHRLNTTYEEWIRELTTTDNLIIIDTDKFNIEKDDEKRIHFLKIIQNRLNQPVIGSPIIE; from the coding sequence GTGCCATCAAGCGAAAAAAAATTCATATCTATTGTTGGGAATATTGGAGTAGGTAAAACCACCTTTGCTGAATTTCTGGCCGAACAATTTGGTTGGAAAGTATACTACGAAAGCGTTATCAATAACCCTTACCTGCCAAAATATTATGATGATATGAAAAGATGGAGTTTCCATCTTCAAATTTATTTTTTTGCAAAGCGCTTCAAAGACCAATTAGAGATCAACAAAAGTTCACAATCAGGCATTACCGATAGGTCTATTTTAGAGGACCCAAAAGTATTCGCTCGTATGTTGAATCAACAGGGACACCTAAGCGACCTGGATTTCAAAACCTATCTTGAATTATTTGAAACTTTCCAACCCTTTTTGCAAAAACCAAATCTCTATATTTACCTAAGAGCATCTACCTGGACACTCATCTCTCGAATAAGAAATCGTGGCAGAGAATTCGAAATGGGAATCACCTCAGAATTTTTACACCGATTAAATACTACTTATGAAGAATGGATTCGAGAACTCACCACAACTGACAATTTAATTATCATCGACACCGATAAATTTAATATTGAAAAAGATGACGAAAAACGAATTCATTTTCTTAAAATTATCCAGAATCGGTTGAATCAACCGG